A part of Prionailurus viverrinus isolate Anna chromosome E1, UM_Priviv_1.0, whole genome shotgun sequence genomic DNA contains:
- the PIPOX gene encoding peroxisomal sarcosine oxidase isoform X2: MMDECYQIWAQLEHEAGTQLHRQTGLLLLGMKENSELKTIQATLSRRGVEHQCLSAEELKQRFPNVLLARGEVGVLDKSGGVLYADKALRALQDAIRHLGGLVCDGEKVMEIKPGFPVTVKSTARSYQAKSLVITAGPWTNQLLRPLGIELPLQTLRINVCYWREKVPGSYGVSQAFPCFLGLGLSPAPHHIYGLPSGEYPGLMKVCYHHGNNVDPEERDCPEAFSDIQDVQILGRFVRDHLPDLEPKPALLEPCLYANTPDGHFILDRHPKYDNVVIGAGFSGHGFKLSPVVGKILYELSMKLTPSYDLTPFRMSRFPGLGKAHL, encoded by the exons ATGATGGATGAGTGCTACCAGATATGGGCTCAGCTGGAGCATGAGGCTGGGACCCAATTACACAG gcAGACGGGGCTACTGCTGCTGGGAATGAAGGAGAATTCAGAATTAAAAACGATCCAGGCTACTTTGTCTAGACGGGGCGTGGAGCACCAGTGCCTTTCAGCTGAGGAGCTGAAACAACGTTTCCCCAATGTTCTGTTGGCTAGGGGAGAAGTGGGGGTCTTGGACAAGTCCGGAGGAGTTCTCTATGCAGACAAGGCCCTCAGAGCCTTGCAG GATGCAATTCGACATCTGGGAGGCCTAGTGTGTGATGGAGAGAAGGTGATGGAGATAAAACCGGGGTTCCCAGTCACGGTGAAAAGTACGGCCAGGAGCTACCAAGCCAAGAGCTTGGTCATCACAGCGGGCCCTTGGACCAACCAGCTCCTCCGTCCCCTGGGAATAGAGCTGCCTCTGCAG ACCCTGCGAATCAATGTGTGTTATTGGCGAGAGAAGGTTCCCGGAAGCTACGGTGTGTCCCAGGCCTTTCCTTGCTTCCTAGGCCTGGGCCTCAGCCCGGCTCCCCACCACATCTACGGGCTGCCCTCCGGAGAATACCCAGGGCTGATGAAG GTCTGCTATCACCACGGCAACAATGTAGATCCTGAGGAGCGGGACTGCCCGGAAGCATTCTCAGACATCCAAGACGTCCAGATCCTGGGCCGCTTTGTCAGAGATCACTTACCTGACCTAGAGCCCAAGCCTGCCCTTTTGGAGCCCTGCTTGTACGCG AACACCCCTGATGGGCACTTCATTCTTGATCGACACCCAAAGTATGACAACGTTGTCATCGGTGCTGGATTCTCTG GACATGGATTCAAGCTCTCCCCTGTTGTGGGGAAGATCCTGTATGAATTAAGCATGAAATTAACGCCATCGTATGACTTGACACCTTTTAGAATGAGCCGCTTCCCCGGCCTGGGCAAAGCCCACCTCTGA
- the PIPOX gene encoding peroxisomal sarcosine oxidase isoform X1, producing the protein MAAQKDLCDAIVIGAGIQGCFTAYHLAKHRKRVILLEQFFLPHSRGSSHGQSRIIRRAYPEDFYTQMMDECYQIWAQLEHEAGTQLHRQTGLLLLGMKENSELKTIQATLSRRGVEHQCLSAEELKQRFPNVLLARGEVGVLDKSGGVLYADKALRALQDAIRHLGGLVCDGEKVMEIKPGFPVTVKSTARSYQAKSLVITAGPWTNQLLRPLGIELPLQTLRINVCYWREKVPGSYGVSQAFPCFLGLGLSPAPHHIYGLPSGEYPGLMKVCYHHGNNVDPEERDCPEAFSDIQDVQILGRFVRDHLPDLEPKPALLEPCLYANTPDGHFILDRHPKYDNVVIGAGFSGHGFKLSPVVGKILYELSMKLTPSYDLTPFRMSRFPGLGKAHL; encoded by the exons ATGGCTGCTCAGAAAGATCTCTGTGATGCCATTGTGATCGGGGCAGGCATCCAGGGCTGCTTCACGGCATACCATCTGGCCAAACACAGGAAGAGGGTCATCCTGCTGGAGCAG TTCTTTCTACCGCACTCCCGAGGAAGCTCCCATGGGCAGAGCCGGATAATCAGAAGGGCATATCCTGAAGACTTCTACACCCAGATGATGGATGAGTGCTACCAGATATGGGCTCAGCTGGAGCATGAGGCTGGGACCCAATTACACAG gcAGACGGGGCTACTGCTGCTGGGAATGAAGGAGAATTCAGAATTAAAAACGATCCAGGCTACTTTGTCTAGACGGGGCGTGGAGCACCAGTGCCTTTCAGCTGAGGAGCTGAAACAACGTTTCCCCAATGTTCTGTTGGCTAGGGGAGAAGTGGGGGTCTTGGACAAGTCCGGAGGAGTTCTCTATGCAGACAAGGCCCTCAGAGCCTTGCAG GATGCAATTCGACATCTGGGAGGCCTAGTGTGTGATGGAGAGAAGGTGATGGAGATAAAACCGGGGTTCCCAGTCACGGTGAAAAGTACGGCCAGGAGCTACCAAGCCAAGAGCTTGGTCATCACAGCGGGCCCTTGGACCAACCAGCTCCTCCGTCCCCTGGGAATAGAGCTGCCTCTGCAG ACCCTGCGAATCAATGTGTGTTATTGGCGAGAGAAGGTTCCCGGAAGCTACGGTGTGTCCCAGGCCTTTCCTTGCTTCCTAGGCCTGGGCCTCAGCCCGGCTCCCCACCACATCTACGGGCTGCCCTCCGGAGAATACCCAGGGCTGATGAAG GTCTGCTATCACCACGGCAACAATGTAGATCCTGAGGAGCGGGACTGCCCGGAAGCATTCTCAGACATCCAAGACGTCCAGATCCTGGGCCGCTTTGTCAGAGATCACTTACCTGACCTAGAGCCCAAGCCTGCCCTTTTGGAGCCCTGCTTGTACGCG AACACCCCTGATGGGCACTTCATTCTTGATCGACACCCAAAGTATGACAACGTTGTCATCGGTGCTGGATTCTCTG GACATGGATTCAAGCTCTCCCCTGTTGTGGGGAAGATCCTGTATGAATTAAGCATGAAATTAACGCCATCGTATGACTTGACACCTTTTAGAATGAGCCGCTTCCCCGGCCTGGGCAAAGCCCACCTCTGA